In Dehalococcoidia bacterium, one DNA window encodes the following:
- a CDS encoding class I SAM-dependent methyltransferase produces the protein MDRSTDPKRLVEQGYDRIGASHHEWGSQVRKGEKARYAAIVFERLPAGAAVLELGCGSGSTTTARLAERFTLTGVDISARQIALIRERIPGATFLQADMAALDFAPASFAAVVAFYSIIHLPREEHAGLLQRIASWLRPGGLLVATMGAHSTAAGYEDDWLGAPMYWSHFDSATNRRLVEEADLRLLSAQEETAEEHGQPTTFLWVVAHKSEREAGAV, from the coding sequence ATGGACCGCAGCACGGACCCGAAGCGGCTGGTGGAGCAGGGCTACGACCGCATCGGCGCCAGTCACCACGAATGGGGTTCGCAGGTACGCAAGGGCGAGAAGGCGCGCTATGCCGCGATCGTCTTCGAGCGGCTGCCGGCGGGCGCCGCCGTGCTGGAGCTGGGCTGCGGCTCCGGCTCGACCACGACGGCGCGTTTGGCCGAGCGCTTCACGCTGACCGGCGTGGACATCTCCGCCCGCCAGATCGCGCTGATCCGCGAGCGCATCCCCGGCGCAACGTTTCTCCAGGCGGACATGGCCGCGCTCGACTTCGCCCCGGCGAGCTTCGCTGCGGTCGTCGCCTTCTACTCGATCATCCACCTGCCGCGCGAGGAGCACGCCGGCCTCTTGCAGCGCATCGCGAGCTGGCTGCGGCCCGGCGGGCTGCTGGTGGCGACGATGGGCGCCCACTCAACCGCGGCGGGCTACGAGGACGACTGGCTCGGGGCGCCGATGTACTGGAGTCACTTCGACAGCGCCACCAACCGGCGGCTGGTTGAGGAGGCGGACCTGCGGCTGCTCAGCGCCCAGGAGGAGACGGCCGAGGAGCACGGCCAGCCGACCACCTTCCTCTGGGTCGTCGCGCACAAGAGCGAGCGCGAGGCCGGCGCCGTTTGA
- a CDS encoding TMEM175 family protein, which translates to MSASEREPAATPAAPSPAALPSDNTRLLQLSDGVFAVAMTLLVFGLTPPDPRSTPPDRLVQAVRDQWPHFLSYTLSFVVIGSLWITHHRIFRYLKSHDGPLIWLNLLVLLCVALLPYPTEVMGEYGSRSFPVGLYAASMGVTSLSLNLLWFYARHDPRLVNEDLPVSARRFYPWRGLVTTVVFFASAPLAAIDPAMAQRSWALIALAIPIIYRLTRETE; encoded by the coding sequence ATGAGCGCAAGCGAACGGGAGCCGGCCGCCACGCCGGCGGCGCCATCGCCCGCGGCGCTGCCGTCGGACAACACCCGCCTGCTGCAGCTGAGCGACGGCGTCTTCGCCGTGGCGATGACGCTGCTCGTCTTCGGACTGACGCCGCCGGACCCGCGCAGCACACCGCCCGACCGTCTGGTCCAGGCCGTGCGCGACCAGTGGCCGCACTTCCTCAGCTACACGCTCAGCTTCGTGGTGATCGGCAGTCTCTGGATCACCCACCACCGCATCTTCCGCTATCTCAAGAGCCACGACGGCCCGCTGATCTGGTTGAACCTGCTGGTGCTGCTTTGCGTCGCCCTTCTGCCCTATCCCACGGAAGTGATGGGCGAGTACGGCTCGCGTTCGTTCCCGGTCGGCTTGTACGCCGCCAGCATGGGCGTCACCTCGCTCTCGCTCAACCTGCTCTGGTTCTACGCGCGCCATGACCCGCGCCTGGTGAACGAGGATCTGCCGGTAAGCGCCCGCCGTTTCTATCCCTGGCGCGGTCTCGTCACAACGGTCGTGTTCTTCGCATCGGCGCCGCTGGCCGCGATCGATCCGGCGATGGCGCAGCGCTCCTGGGCGCTGATCGCCCTGGCGATTCCGATCATCTACCGCCTCACGCGCGAGACGGAGTGA
- a CDS encoding nuclear transport factor 2 family protein: MTASSATEPMTHERAQAFARRWAEEWNRKDVEAVLAHFAEEVEFTSPKAAATVGAATVRGKDALRAYWNAAIARIETIQFTIDHAVWDPASAALLIVYTAAINGQSNRAGELLQLNAAALAVRGEAFYGAALD, from the coding sequence ATGACTGCGAGCAGCGCGACCGAGCCGATGACGCATGAGCGGGCGCAGGCGTTCGCCCGCCGCTGGGCGGAGGAGTGGAACCGCAAAGACGTCGAGGCCGTGCTCGCCCACTTCGCCGAAGAGGTCGAGTTCACCAGCCCGAAGGCGGCCGCCACGGTGGGAGCGGCCACCGTGCGCGGCAAGGACGCGCTGCGCGCCTACTGGAACGCCGCCATCGCCCGCATCGAGACGATCCAGTTCACCATCGACCACGCCGTCTGGGATCCGGCGAGCGCAGCTCTGCTGATCGTCTACACCGCGGCGATCAACGGCCAGAGCAACCGCGCCGGTGAGCTGCTGCAGCTCAATGCCGCCGCCCTCGCCGTACGCGGCGAGGCGTTCTACGGCGCTGCGCTCGACTGA